CATCGAGTCTCCAGGACCTAAGGGCGTTTGAGGCAGCAGTAATGGCGATCATCTCTGCGTGGGCAGTGGCATCGTTGAGACTCTCAACTTGATTGTACCCCTTCCCTATGAGAACTCCGTCCTTGACTGCAACCGCACCGACGGGCACTTCTCCCTCTTCCACTGCTCTCCTTGCTTCCTCAAGAGCGGCGCGCATCCACTTCTCGTCTTCCTGAAGGAGATTCGGCGGATCGCTTCCTTTCGCCCCGAACTTTCCGTTGTCGCCATCAGAGAGAATCATCTCAAATACCCCCTCATCCAACCTCTCCCCATAGGGGAGAGGAGCTCATCACTTCTCACGCAGCCTCTCCCCAAAGGGGAGAGGGAATGTGCCCGTTTCTTCTCATTGGACCCTCTCTCCCCAGGGGGGAGAGGGGATTGACCACAAGAAAGAACTGGCGCGCCCAAGAGGAGTTGAACCCCCAGCCTTCTGATCCGTAGTCAGACGCTCTATCCAATTGAGCTATGGGCGCACTCAGGGCTGATTTTTGCATACAGAACGCAGTGGAGTCAAGAAAGGTCGACATTTTCACCGGGAGCGAAAGGATATCTCG
The genomic region above belongs to Candidatus Eisenbacteria bacterium and contains:
- the tadA gene encoding tRNA adenosine(34) deaminase TadA — translated: MILSDGDNGKFGAKGSDPPNLLQEDEKWMRAALEEARRAVEEGEVPVGAVAVKDGVLIGKGYNQVESLNDATAHAEMIAITAASNALRSWRLDGVTLYVTLEPCPMCAGAILLSRVGRLVFAAKDPRLGACGSVSNLFDGTLNHKVQLNSGVLEEEASNMLKDFFQELRE